In the Astatotilapia calliptera chromosome 5, fAstCal1.2, whole genome shotgun sequence genome, one interval contains:
- the ip6k2b gene encoding inositol hexakisphosphate kinase 2b: MSPALEALMQAEGTPYPGKGVMLEPFVHQVGGHSCVLRFGEQTICKPLIPREHQFYKSLPPEMRKFTPQYKGVVSVSFEEDEEGNLCLIAYPLHSESGDLENKDPSTDCEPKSKMVKWSNKKQSPLGPENDNYSKDRGRHSRKEDKIMSYNRDEMQQQAEVLYFSLEKGNVVSQIKHNPWSLKCHQQHLQRMKENAKHRNQYKFILLENLTWRYRVPCVLDLKMGTRQHGDDASEEKKANQIRKCQQSTSASIGVRLCGMQVYQSEPGQLMFMNKYHGRKLTLAGFKEALYQFFHNGHRLRHELLSPVLRRLREMQAALEACESYRFYSSSLLIIYDGDPPRAPTRPRHRGGEEGDEDEPSDEEEEEEGAFGFPRSSSAGVGAGVSGGSSNSGGSRSSHSAGEASSPVVDVRMIDFAHTTCRHYGEDSVVHEGQDSGFIFGLQNLITIISELEDHSAD, encoded by the exons ATGAGTCCCGCTCTGGAAGCCCTCATGCAGGCGGAAGGGACTCCTTATCCCGGAAAAGGGGTGATGCTTGAGCCGTTCGTGCACCAAGTTGGGGGCCACTCTTGTGTGCTACGGTTTGGGGAACAGACAATTTGCAAACCCCTCATCCCCCGAGAACACCAGTTCTATAAGAGTCTCCCACCAGAGATGAGGAAGTTCACCCCTCAATATAAAG gtgtagtttcagtcagttttgaagaGGATGAGGAAGGGAATTTGTGCCTCATCGCCTACCCCCTCCACAGCGAATCAGGGGACCTGGAAAACAAAGACCCCTCAACAGACTGTGAGCCCAAGAGCAAGATGGTGAAGTGGAGCAACAAAAAGCAATCCCCTTTGGGCCCTGAGAATGACAACTATAGCAAAGACAGAGGTAGACACAGTCGTAAAGAAGACAAGATTATGAG TTATAATCGTGATGAGATGCAACAGCAGGCAGAGGTACTTTACTTTAGCCTGGAAAAAGGCAATGTGGTGTCACAGATCAAACACAACCCCTGGAGTCtcaaatgtcaccagcagcactTACAGAGGATGAAGGAGAATGCAAAGCACCGTAACCAATACA AATTTATCCTTTTAGAAAACCTTACATGGCGCTATAGAGTACCGTGTGTCTTAGACTTGAAGATGGGAACTCGTCAGCATGGAGATGATGCATCAGAGGAAAAGAAAGCCAATCAGATTCGAAAGTGTCAACAGAGCACATCTGCATCTATTGGGGTGCGACTTTGTGGCATGCAG GTGTACCAGTCAGAACCAGGCCAGCTGATGTTCATGAATAAATACCATGGGCGAAAGCTGACTCTCGCAGGCTTCAAGGAGGCTCTCTACCAGTTTTTCCACAATGGGCATCGCTTGCGTCATGAGCTGCTGTCTCCAGTGTTGCGGAGACTTCGCGAAATGCAAGCTGCCCTCGAGGCCTGCGAGTCTTACCGCTTCTACTCTAGCTCCCTGCTCATCATCTACGATGGCGACCCTCCCAGGGCTCCCACTAGACCTAGACATAGAGGTGGGGAGGAAGGTGATGAGGATGAGCCAtctgatgaggaggaggaggaagaaggtgCCTTTGGTTTCCCTCGCTCCTCCTCTGCGGGTGTCGGCGCAGGTGTGTCCGGAGGGAGCAGCAACAGTGGCGGTAGTCGCTCATCCCACAGCGCAGGAGAGGCTAGTAGCCCTGTGGTGGATGTACGCATGATTGACTTTGCTCACACCACCTGTCGCCACTATGGAGAAGACAGCGTAGTGCACGAAGGCCAGGACAGTGGGTTCATCTTCGGCCTCCAGAACCTGATCACAATCATCTCTGAGCTCGAGGATCACAGTGCAGACTGA